The following is a genomic window from Neurospora crassa OR74A linkage group III, whole genome shotgun sequence.
TCTCGAATTGCCTCAGACCCACACACTCGGCCCAGCCCGCCGCCGCAATGGTGAACTGCAAGTCATCCCTTCTGAAAGTCCGATCCTCGATGCCGACCTTCAGGCACTCATCCAGCAAGCCTGGGGTCCTGAACAAGTGCTCGGTGACGCCCAGCCAGAGTCGGAACAGGGGAGTCGAGCAGATCATGTGGTCGTACGGCACGATTCCCAGAGCGCTCCAGCAGTCGACCATGGCAAGCAGCGAGAGGTGGTTGTTGGGCAAGGAGGGAGCCGAAGGGCCGCCATTTTCCGGCTGGCGGAGGCTGAACTGGTCGAGCACATCGTCACGGAGGAGAGGTTTGCTCGCCCACTTGGGGCTTCCTTCGGCACCGAAGACTTTTTCCTTGGCGGCGTACACGCGGGCGCGAAGCTCGTCGCTATGACCCTCCAGCATAAGTTGGAACAGCTCGGTGGTGGACTTGGCGAACTGGGCAATCTGCTTGTGTGCTTCGGGgttgaggatggcgaggCCGGCGTAGACGTGCCACTTTTGGGCATAGATGCGGAGCATGAGGTTGATCTTGACGTTTTCGATGCCGCCGACATAACGGGTTCCCTCCCAGGGGAATTGCTTGGTTGCATGCCAGGCCTTGCCCATGCTGAGGAAAGCGGCGTGGGTGACGGCTTGGGTATCGGCCGTGATGCGGTCATGTTCATCGGCACTCAGGTAGACAACCTTGGAGTTAAGGCAGGAGAGTACGTGCTCAACCTTGGAGAAAGATTCGTCGGAGGCGCGATGCTTGATGAGCACCAGCGGCTGGCCCTTGGGATCGACATTGGGGCCGTGAAGGGAGTGGCAGGATACGATGTCAACGTCGGCGGGCAGGTACTTTTCGAAAGCCTTGATCTCAGGATCTTTACAGGACGTTTGGCCACCAACAATAGCGCCGAGCTTGGTCGCTAAAAACGAGGTACGCGGTTAAGGTCAAGTCTACGTGACGGGGAGAGAGGTCATGGCAACACACATGGACCGTACTGGGCGACGACACGATCGATGACCGCCGCCTCAACACTGTAGATGATATAATCGCTGGCGCGAGACACGAAATGACCGTTACGGAGAATTTGTATATTGTTCTAGAAAGCAAAATATGAAGACTCAGCACTGATTCTGCTGTAGAGAGATCGGGCTAAATGTGTGCGACCGTACATTCCCCTCGAACTCTTGTACCAGCTCATCATATTTCTCTTCTCTATCGCAGGCCATGATCCTGAAAGGGATCGTTAGCCAACCGATTCCTGATCATGCTGTAACACTAAGAACCTGTTGATATCTGGTCAGCGAAAGTCCCTTACAAATGCTGCAAGATATAAAGATGTGTGAAGATGTGTTTGTTTCAGACGAAAATTGTAAGGTAGCTGAGATTTTTCATCATGGAAAGCTCCCTACACAAACTGGGACCGGAACGGTTGACCAGCCGTGACAGGCGCGATACTCTAGCCAAATGCACTCAAGTCATCATATTAGGGGGTAATGGGGAATGAGAAGAACTGTTGCAACGTACCATTTGAACAACTGCGAAATGTTTGTTGAAGGTTAGTCGCGGTGGCAGGCTCCGCGAAGAGCCTGGGCGTGATTGACGACGATGAGACGAGCGAGGAAGAATTATTACCTCCAACCTGCGCTGCTAAGTCTCCGGGCATACATCTTGCCCATATCGCCCATCCCAATCAGACCGACAGTGAAGCCGGTCATATTGGGGGATTCCGATGTCGAAGCCATATTGACGCGTGTATTGTTTCTTTCCAGCAGGACCGGTCGATTGCGGCAACTATCACATCGTCACACAAGACCCTCGGCACCAAAGAAGCACTCGCTCGATGATCGCGCGAGAAGCAATGGGTGAGGCTgcgttgctgttgctggcttTGTGGTAcggaaaggaagaaatttTCAATTCGGGAGGCCGCAAGGTGGGATTTTAAAAACGACTGGAAAATCCCGTCAGTGTGCTTCGCCCCACTTTGATTTGCACTGGAAAGCTCGGACCATCTTCCCGACACCGCAAATGGAGCCATGCCTCCGAACTTACAGCCTCCGAACCAAAACTCCACCAATGTCCCGGCCCGGCACCGGCTGTGCGCGGAGGCTGCAATGAATGCCGTCGTCATCCTTAGTTGCCACGATTAAAAGACGGGACATTTCCGGGAAAACATCGACTTATCATCATTCCGCCTCGCTCAGTCCATTAATCGAGAAGTTGCATCAGAATGCTGCTACTCTTCGCTCTTGGATCTAATGGCTCCGGCCAGCTAGGCATCGGCCACAAAGAAGACGTTTCCGTTCCAAAGGATGCCCATTTTGATGCAGACCTTCCGGCTACcgcctccatcaccaagatTGTTGCTGGAGGTAACCACACAATTATTTTGACTACGACCGGCGACATCTACTGGAGCGGAGACCCGAATACCGGTGCCTGTGGCAAGTTCACTCAAACACAAATTTCGCAGCCTCCTCGATTTCACCCGGTCGACATTTCATCTGTATCAACACCCCAAGACCCATTCAGGGTAGGTATGGTTGCAGCTGCCTGGGAAGCAAGCATCTTTACCCGCCTGGATGCCCAAGGTCGCAACACCAGAGTCTACTCTTGCGGCACCGGCCTGAAAGGCGAGTTGGGCTTGGGCACGTTCATCTTCCGTACGGCGACTCCGTCTCTGATTCCAGATTTTCCTCCCCCGGACACGGAAGTTGTCGATCTCGCCGCTTGTATGGGCCATGTCGTTGCAGTTTTAAGCAATGGTGACGTTTGGGGTTGGGGTAATGGCCGGAAGGGTCAGATCGGAGCGCCGGAGGATATTGTTCACTCACCCCGCAAAATCGAGGGTTTGGGCTTCAAGGTTGTGAAAGCGGTCTGTGGAAAGGAATTCACATGCTTTCTGGGAAGCCCTGAAAGCGGTAACATCATGGTCCTTGGTTCAGACAAATGGGGGATCAGGGGTGAAGTTCCGGACCAGGTTGTCGGATGGCGAGAGGTCGGTGCTAGTTGGGGCAACCTGTTCATCTTGAAGGGAGATGGAAGCTTATTGAGCTGGGGCCGTAATGACCATGGTCAACTCGCTCCCGCGAACCTACCCCAAACCAAACATATTGCGGTGGGGAGCGAACATGCACTGGCCTTGAGCGAGGAGGGCGACGTTACAGCCTGGGGCTGGGGTGAACACGGCAACTGCGGACCGCTCAGTAGTTCGGATGTCACAAAGGGTCAGCAGAACGTTATTGCGTCGTCGAAGTTCATTCCTTCGGGCGCTAAAATAACCACCATCGGGGCCGGCTGTGCCACCAGTTGGGTGGCAATACAGATGCCGTCAACTTAGAGCCTTGGGAACAGTCAAAGATATGCCGAGGATGACTGCTAAGTCGTATGTTACAGTACATGAACTAAACCACCCCTTTAAGCACTGCTCGGTTTACTTGGTCAAGAGGAAAATAAACCAAAGCGCCGAACCTGATTGCCAGTTAGCAAAAGAATAGACATAGGAGACAACAAGATACATGCCTCAGAAAGCTGCTGGGTTGGCTCGAGTCCCCCAGCAAGTCTGTCTGGCTCATTACCGGGCACAGCCGGTCTTGCCAGTAAACTGCTAATTCGCAAGGACGGCGGGTTCTGGAGTGGATGTTAGCCATCTTTTTTCTGGCGACTAGAGGGAAATGACGTAGAAGTACCGGCTCGCCCGTTGCATTCCACTCGACTCTAGCGTTGTCcatctcctcttcatcctcacgATCCACGGGATCCCATTGCCGGTCCTCGTCGCCTTGCTCAACGAATAACGGCGAATCAGATCGATCAGTCCTGGCGGCCACCGGGCTTCGAGGCGGTATGGGTGGTGGTCGAATTTCAAATTGTGTCTGTCGTGGTTGTGGAGGTGTCTTTTGTTGAGGAGGCTTCTGCGCTGGTTTTGGAACGTCTTTGGCCTCATTGTTTGCAACAGAGCCGTCGGGCTTAGACGCAGGACCCGGTCCCGGACCCGAACCCGGTTTTGGGGTCTTTGAAGCCCTCGCCCTGGTATTTTTGTGCTTCTGAGTGATGGCATCCTGTTCTCCAACCGTCATGAGGATGAACTCGCACAGGATACCGTCCGCACTATAAGATAACTTCATCGGGCGTCCGGGCTCCGAGTAGTAGGTTGCGAGCTCTCCGCTGATTATTTGAGCGTGTTGCAGAATGGCTCGGAAATCCTTGACACTAATGATGATGTGAAGTTTGTCTTGGACTTCAACCTCATTAAACTCGGCCATTTCTACAGAAATGTTGGTGTGAAGCGGCTTCTTGAGGACAGCTTTTCACGCCATTGTCAGCATCATCCTCCAACTTGGCTTGAAGGGAGGTCTTACGAACCTTCATTGCCATGAGGGCCGCGTTTCTGCACCTTGTCCGTGAAGCAGGTAAAGTTCACAACATGATCATCGTCATCCGTGTTGATATCAAGCAATTCAATACCCGGACCGAAATGATCCATGAGTTGTCGCAGTGTGCTAGATGAGATCGACCAACGATTCCCAGCCTCGTCCTTCTCAAACTTGGCATGAGTTGGTGGCTTTGATTCGAACGGTAGAGAATGAGACGCGGTGATTCCTGTAACGTTGTGAGCTTTGTAGGTATCATGACTATGATCGGAGCGTTATGTACCGTTCCTGCAAGAGATTCTGGCAATCAACCGGCTCTTCTTGCCAGGGCCATCGTCAATGGCAACATCACAGCGCTCGATGGAAGCATCTTTATCCCGTGCAGAATCACCACCTTGGCGAGACCGAAAGATGGACAAGAGGGACTGAGAGAAATTGTTGGTAAATACCCAGGGGACATAGGTCTAGGAGCGACCACTCACCCGGATATAGAGTTGGCAGAAGAATCTATCTCGATACTGGGCATTCCCCTCGAAATGGTAACGGGAGAAGAACCTGTTAGCGGCAAAAGTGAAGCAAACGTATGCTGACTTTGAGATGTTGAGAGTAGTCAAGGTAAGCTAAGAGACAGATAAATTAGCACCTGTATCACAATCTCAAGAAGGGAAGATTTGTTGGTGAGCCCTATATGTACGTACCTTGTCCCTTCTTGCTTCCAAGCAAACATCATCACTGAACTTGTACATGCAGGCGAGGGCGTCGTGGAAAACAGACACGCCCTCCTCGCTGAGCGTGAAGTTCAAGATTACCATTTTGTGGCCGTCGTCGCAATTAGTCGATCGACTTATATTCTTTTGGTCAGGAAGAGCTTTCTCGGGTCTAAGTCTGGCCACTCAGTTTCTCGCATCCAGTCAGCGATTTCTGTTGTGATGGCCCCCTGCAGTGGCCTGGAGTATGATGGAAAATAAATCGAGGCCGAGTGCAGTTGCCTTGGAGTGCTCTTGCGTGACACAAAACGCTGTACCTATCAAGAGCAAGTGAACAATGGATGGAAGGTGCAACTGTGATGGTTGCGCGGCTGCTCCCACTCGCAAGAGACCGCGTCGAAGCACAGCATTTGGGGCGGTAAATTTCAGTGCCTAGCACCCTAGCCTAGCTCTAGGGCCCTCTAAAATAGGTACACACAGGGACCGATCGACGCTCCCGTCACCTTGCCGGACTTCCGTCGTTCATGAGCgacatacctacctgtaggtacctaggtcgaggtacctctactaggTACCAGTAGCCCGGTCTTTCAGGTCAATTTCCCCCCCCACTTGCGCCTAGTTGCGGCATGAACTAGGTCCCGTCGAGCTcacaaaaaggaaaaagctCCCATGCCCGGACTATTGTTGGTACGTGCGGGAGTTCCTCAGTAATATTCAAGTGTACACCTTTTCTTCTGTTGAATTCCCGTTTGGTATGGGACAAGTGATTTGATACTGTGGAAGCAGcaataggtacctctagctcAACCTCATTGGCTCGGCTACCTATCGTAGTCAATGTGGAGGCTGTTGGATATCCGAGTCCTCAACTGACACACGACAACAAACGCAATTCCGAAAACACCCTGTTTATAAGAAGTCGTGAAGCAAATCACACTGCATTTATGAATTCCACCAGTGAGCGCGCTCTGATGCCTTGAGTATGCACGCACATGTGACAAGGGGGCTCGTGtaccctagaggtaggtattgaTTTACGAGTACAAGAAATCGCCCTTCTGTGGTTTTCGGAATTTATCTCCAGTCCTCTCTCTGTCCAAACAGCCCAGATCGCTCTGACAATTCGCAAACGACTGTTTCATCTTCTGCTTTTCCCTCCCAAACAATAATCTACTGCTTAGTGTAGACCCTTTACTGAATTTCACAGTGAGGCTCGGCAGAAACTGTCCGTTGTGGCAACTGAAGTTCCGTCCACACAAGTGCATCACAGCAACCCATTTGCCAGGAGAATCACTGCACACCCAGCAACCAACTTGTCCATAAGCATCACCATTGACGCGGGCATTGTCACGGAATATTCTTGGATTTCCGCTTCGCAGCCGCTCCTCCACAACCAGCATAGGCCGTCGAGACTTTTCAAGACTTTAGCCAGGCACGCTGGTAGATTCCTTTTGCTTGTCGAGAGGAACCCATACTTCCACGGTTCTTTTGAGTTGCACGCTAAGGTTCGTGGTGCTTTCTCGCCCCTCCCTTCCATCACAGTACCTGTACCTATTCCCTTAACTGCTCCTTCAGCCCCCTTCAAACGTACAATGTTTTCTGACTTTTGCCCAGACAAAGTTAAACAGAACCGTTCACTTCCGC
Proteins encoded in this region:
- a CDS encoding DNA repair protein Rad9, variant produces the protein MVILNFTLSEEGVSVFHDALACMYKFSDDVCLEARRDKLTLTTLNISKSAYVCFTFAANRFFSRYHFEGNAQYRDRFFCQLYIRSLLSIFRSRQGGDSARDKDASIERCDVAIDDGPGKKSRLIARISCRNGITASHSLPFESKPPTHAKFEKDEAGNRWSISSSTLRQLMDHFGPGIELLDINTDDDDHVVNFTCFTDKVQKRGPHGNEAVLKKPLHTNISVEMAEFNEVEVQDKLHIIISVKDFRAILQHAQIISGELATYYSEPGRPMKLSYSADGILCEFILMTVGEQDAITQKHKNTRARASKTPKPGSGPGPGPASKPDGSVANNEAKDVPKPAQKPPQQKTPPQPRQTQFEIRPPPIPPRSPVAARTDRSDSPLFVEQGDEDRQWDPVDREDEEEMDNARVEWNATGEPNPPSLRISSLLARPAVPGNEPDRLAGGLEPTQQLSEVRRFGLFSS
- a CDS encoding alpha-tubulin suppressor protein Aats1 encodes the protein MLLLFALGSNGSGQLGIGHKEDVSVPKDAHFDADLPATASITKIVAGGNHTIILTTTGDIYWSGDPNTGACGKFTQTQISQPPRFHPVDISSVSTPQDPFRVGMVAAAWEASIFTRLDAQGRNTRVYSCGTGLKGELGLGTFIFRTATPSLIPDFPPPDTEVVDLAACMGHVVAVLSNGDVWGWGNGRKGQIGAPEDIVHSPRKIEGLGFKVVKAVCGKEFTCFLGSPESGNIMVLGSDKWGIRGEVPDQVVGWREVGASWGNLFILKGDGSLLSWGRNDHGQLAPANLPQTKHIAVGSEHALALSEEGDVTAWGWGEHGNCGPLSSSDVTKGQQNVIASSKFIPSGAKITTIGAGCATSWVAIQMPST
- a CDS encoding prephenate dehydrogenase, variant — its product is MACDREEKYDELVQEFEGNNNIQILRNGHFVSRASDYIIYSVEAAVIDRVVAQYGPSTKLGAIVGGQTSCKDPEIKAFEKYLPADVDIVSCHSLHGPNVDPKGQPLVLIKHRASDESFSKVEHVLSCLNSKVVYLSADEHDRITADTQAVTHAAFLSMGKAWHATKQFPWEGTRYVGGIENVKINLMLRIYAQKWHVYAGLAILNPEAHKQIAQFAKSTTELFQLMLEGHSDELRARVYAAKEKVFGAEGSPKWASKPLLRDDVLDQFSLRQPENGGPSAPSLPNNHLSLLAMVDCWSALGIVPYDHMICSTPLFRLWLGVTEHLFRTPGLLDECLKVGIEDRTFRRDDLQFTIAAAGWAECVGLRQFETWRERFAVTQAFFEPRFKGAVEVGNAMIKAVLASDEKD
- a CDS encoding prephenate dehydrogenase, translated to MASTSESPNMTGFTVGLIGMGDMGKMYARRLSSAGWRIMACDREEKYDELVQEFEGNNNIQILRNGHFVSRASDYIIYSVEAAVIDRVVAQYGPSTKLGAIVGGQTSCKDPEIKAFEKYLPADVDIVSCHSLHGPNVDPKGQPLVLIKHRASDESFSKVEHVLSCLNSKVVYLSADEHDRITADTQAVTHAAFLSMGKAWHATKQFPWEGTRYVGGIENVKINLMLRIYAQKWHVYAGLAILNPEAHKQIAQFAKSTTELFQLMLEGHSDELRARVYAAKEKVFGAEGSPKWASKPLLRDDVLDQFSLRQPENGGPSAPSLPNNHLSLLAMVDCWSALGIVPYDHMICSTPLFRLWLGVTEHLFRTPGLLDECLKVGIEDRTFRRDDLQFTIAAAGWAECVGLRQFETWRERFAVTQAFFEPRFKGAVEVGNAMIKAVLASDEKD
- a CDS encoding DNA repair protein Rad9, with product MVILNFTLSEEGVSVFHDALACMYKFSDDVCLEARRDKLTLTTLNISKSAYVCFTFAANRFFSRYHFEGNAQYRDRFFCQLYIRSLLSIFRSRQGGDSARDKDASIERCDVAIDDGPGKKSRLIARISCRNGITASHSLPFESKPPTHAKFEKDEAGNRWSISSSTLRQLMDHFGPGIELLDINTDDDDHVVNFTCFTDKVQKRGPHGNEAVLKKPLHTNISVEMAEFNEVEVQDKLHIIISVKDFRAILQHAQIISGELATYYSEPGRPMKLSYSADGILCEFILMTVGEQDAITQKHKNTRARASKTPKPGSGPGPGPASKPDGSVANNEAKDVPKPAQKPPQQKTPPQPRQTQFEIRPPPIPPRSPVAARTDRSDSPLFVEQGDEDRQWDPVDREDEEEMDNARVEWNATGEPVLLRHFPLVARKKMANIHSRTRRPCELAVYWQDRLCPVMSQTDLLGDSSQPSSFLRHVSCCLLCLFFC